The region GAACTCGGGACGCTATACTGTGGTACGCGCTTCGCTAACCACTAGACTCACATCACACTACTGAACCATGATACCATAAAACATTAAGGACATCTGCAAGCGCAATTCTTTTGCTGTTTTTGGAAACAGAAGAAAAACTACCTACAAACTAAAACACATAAATGGGCGCCGGTTAGGAAAACTGAGACTTGATTAAATCTCAGTGACTAAAATCTAGTCACACCCTTTTCtaatagcccccccccccccccccggcaaaaAGAAATTGTAATAGCCCGTTAATGTCTACTCTCTATCTCTACCTAATATTAGAGAAAGGCTTGTTTCTCCAAAAATTTTGGTTTACGATGAGATCCAGATTAGTTTTCGTCCGTCGGACCAGTCGTTTTTCGTTCGGCCCGATCTGTTTCGGCCGAAAAAAACGCACGACCACATGTTCAAGCCGTGATGGGCCAGCCCACTAGCGGTGAAAAAAGTCCAAGAAAAAAATTAAACGTCGCGAGGACTCAAACACGAGCGCTCGCGATAGACACGCCAGAATGCTAGCCACTGGACTAAGCATTACACTATATTTAAGTTGCATCGCGACATCCTAAATTAGCGAACAACCGCGCCAGATACTAAGAGCAAAAGAAAGACATTTGTTTGGAAAAATTAGATATATTTTAGAACACGAATATTTTAGGAAATTTCTAAACAAAAAAAACTAGAACATATTTTCCACAAAGAACAATATTTCTCTTTTTATATTTTGAAAcctgaacattttttaaaacacgaacatttttttgaaaactAGGAGGTACTATAGCAAATGTTTTCTGAATTTGATAACATTTTCTAAAAAcacaaatattttttgaaatttgaatttgaaaagacaacatttttttcaaaatatgaacAATTTATGAAAACTGGGAAGTATTGTATCTAACACTTATTGATCTGTACCTACTGATAAAGCAAGGTGCGGTTCTCTGAATTTTCGGTTTGTCCATCGCATAGGATTTTTCATCCGTCTCACACAAGGGCCACACGCAAGTGAAAGAAAAAATGCCTTTTGTTCCCAGGTGAAAGAAAAACGCTTAGCTTTTTTTTATTCCTCGGTGTGTTTGTATTTATGAATGTCTCAGGGGTCTCGCTTGGCCTCAGTCTGCGTTGTGGCCCAGTGAAGCCGGCCCAAGGCAGGCAAGGCAAAAATATTAGTTTCCGTTTGGAATCAAGCTGGCGACCTCCCTCCCCGTCCAGGTAAATTCATCGCAACCGATTGAGCTAGATCAATGTTTGCGTTTAGGTGAAGGTTGTTTTGTCTATTCAATAGTCTCGCCTTGGTTGCTTATAGATAATCCCTTTGGTTGATATACTTTTTTGAGTTTTTAGGTATCAAGGAGCTGACTTAGGAATCAATAAGCCAAGGGTAAGGAACGACATGACAAAAAAATAAAGAAGGAAAATTTAGTTGAGACAACTACATGTCAAATGACATGAGACCTGACAAAGGAATGAAAGAATTAGGAGAGAGAAATAAAAAGGAAGAGAACTTTATTTTTGAGGGCTAGGAAGAGGAGAACTAGACCTGAGATGGAAGGAAGGAAGATACATGGTGGATTATTAATAGGTGATGGGCTGGAATTCAAACATACACGTGACATGAAAAGATACATGGTGGACCAAACGGTGATTTTGCTGCGGCGCCACCGCGGTGCTCTTCACCGACGCAGCCGTCCGTGAGCGGCTCCACCTCCTGGCCATCGTCTTGTGCCGGCCCCGAACCTAGGGTTCCAGCACGGTCGCTTCCTCCGAGTCCAAGCCTCCAAGGTGTACGGCCTCGACTACAATTTTACAGGTAAGCCCCTTCTCCTTTCATTCTTCTTAAGGTTTCATGGTGGGGGCCTAGAAAGATCCATGAGACTACATACTAAAGGAGGAATATGTATTGAAAGCGCCAATGAAATATCAATAAAAGGAATTTAATCATAAAAATTTGTACTTTTTAATAACATTATTACGAGATTAAGAAAATAAAATGCCCATAGATGTATTGTTTTAGTTCAATTTATTAGAGTATTAGTAAGATGCCCGTGCTATGCTACGGAATCACATGAAATAAATTGGAATCACAAAAGTACAAGCCCAAATATGTAGTACTATGATTTTCATCAAGAGAAGGTTAGTCTTTAGTCATATCAAGAAAATCTTTGTTCAACGATGCTACAAACATCAGAGAGTTACATCGAGCCACACACACCATTTCATTTTGATTACACCCATCCTTAGCTAACACATGTCAACAACTATTTGCGACTCAACATGCCTCCAAGCTGTTGCATTTTACTTTACCCAGAGATCACACCAACTTGATATGTTGTTCATGTGGTCTTGGCATTACACTACCTTAAGATTTGACTTCAAAAGTGAAACTCAGTTTCAGTTACAACAAGGATCACAAAAGCACTTTCCATCATTGTCCACGGCACCGTACACCCAAAATTAAGCAAAGTGAAGCAACACGGTTCAAAAGTAGCTCAACCTAGCTTAAGTAACACATTATCCTATTATTCTAAGACTTCACTTTTGCTTCACGACTCCATTCTTCATCTTCTTTTGATTCATGGAGGTGATTGTCCAGCAAGATCATTATTGATCCTATAGAAAATTATTTGTAAATATTTAATATACCGTATAAAGCAAATAGTGGATAACTTCAACCAAATTTTCAATTACCTCTGCCTTAATTCACGCGCTGCTGTGATGTTCGGGTTAAAGTGCATCCTACTAAAGTCTGTAGGATGCAGGCCACGATCTAGTTAATTAAAGACAAAACATCAATATAATAGCAAAATTTATTTTCACGTTATTATTATATGCATAGAAAAATGCATGCACTTAGACTTACCGATGCGCTCTGCACGTAACATTGTTGCCACAACAATAGCACGCTCCTCGGCGAGTTTTTCCCATGCACTTAGATTATTAGTCACCAACTTGTCCCATACAACTAACTTGACAATATTATAGCTACAAAGTCAATTAATATAGAAGAGAAATGTAAGAACTTTGAATCATTTAGATAACTCAAAATCATAAGATACACATACGTGTCATCTAGCAGAACAATATTTCTCACTGGGATCCTCCGATTGTAGAAACCGTCTTTATATCCCATAGAACTTACAAATAAAACCATGCCAATAACATCTAACATTTGAACAGAAAAATATTAATAGTTGATTTGTTACAAAAGAACAGTTAGAACGAACAAAAGGAAACTGAAGCACTTACCAACATATGTATCATTATCTAGGGTGAACTCCCAAACTCTGTCAAAAGGAATAAACGCAGGGAACAATGGGATCAAGCGCTCATTCACATTTCTCAACTCATTAATTGTTGTCACTGAGCTGAAATGGCACACAAATTGACTATCTGCAAACAAATAATCCTGATTCCTCATAATTGGTTCTGCAAGCATCTTCCACACATAATATACCCGCCCCTCTACGAGCAAAGGATCAAACCGATCGACGTCGTCATCATATACTACAGCGGCCATTTTCTTACCCTATTAATAAAAAGATAAAATAGATTGTGACAATCCAATgttttaaaatattatttgttgCAGTTGAAACTAAATGTGCACATGA is a window of Triticum urartu cultivar G1812 unplaced genomic scaffold, Tu2.1 TuUngrouped_contig_5677, whole genome shotgun sequence DNA encoding:
- the LOC125529540 gene encoding replication protein A 70 kDa DNA-binding subunit-like; this translates as MDKMRSLKRKRVEAPRIPTLEDVHPYSRWNLCVRVYHMFHVERLASGRKRLNMVLLDDKGKKMAAVVYDDDVDRFDPLLVEGRVYYVWKMLAEPIMRNQDYLFADSQFVCHFSSVTTINELRNVNERLIPLFPAFIPFDRVWEFTLDNDTYVDVIGMVLFVSSMGYKDGFYNRRIPVRNIVLLDDTYNIVKLVVWDKLVTNNLSAWEKLAEERAIVVATMLRAERIDRGLHPTDFSRMHFNPNITAARELRQRINNDLAGQSPP